In Eupeodes corollae chromosome 3, idEupCoro1.1, whole genome shotgun sequence, a single genomic region encodes these proteins:
- the LOC129951092 gene encoding CD109 antigen-like yields MITHFVILLLLVYAPAQAKIIEPITELYPDDSYPESSILEYSIESATKLTSDHQDRIGKTLYKTDSRNDIEKSNKIDAKNYNGQKSLYHHQPIAKFRDNIFSKQATHFIVASKLVRPGIIYKVSVSILEAKYPITVHASISHNGVEISGDTKEVKKGIPETLLMRIPTSSVAGDYKLRVKGFYANIHPSENLAFLNETDLTFSQRSLSIFVEMDKPFYRQGDSVRFRTIPINTELKGYDKAIDVFMLDPNKYVMRRWLSRLSYLGSVSLEYKLSDQPVFGEWTIRVVAQGQIEESSFFVEEYYQTRFEVNVTMPESFLISQPFIAGKVMANFTSGAPVKGNLTLRAILAPLGSIDYQALNEQYRVGRTAKSILNASLEDVKEHTFNFDEQWPFWLTKPDSEGNLLPYLRYFNGTYDFQLSLSQLEQMSTNLAEMELLVIATVGERFYNEVISGYSLTRLYSPALKAAFLGGEVQVFKPYIAFTAHVVVENQDGSPLGREFLENTEMIVTGTIQSKSGAQEYPLQKLQMSKTVGIWTLKIDLLTDMELEKEFLSGVLTMKLEASYRDVKAELLLITHHSPRNQFIGVTTSTEEPEVGEYIIFHIRTNFFLRSFNYLIVSKGVVVLSDEEAMEEGSHTMAVTLSAEMAPVATIVVWKVTQQGQIVVDSLSFPVNGLSRNNFSFHVNNRKSRTGERVEVAVYGEPGSFVGLSAIDNTFKGDLSKMRILEKMTTFDGLGGSGVHSHTFLGPQDKMVSYSATSFGIDANRTFELNDLIIFTDAEVPRKWEPSWSGYENDMKYQILNKSELMEYRKYRFNRVQRHYDNVWLWRDVNIGPHGRFIFNVDVPDGPAYWMVSAFSVSPSGGFGIVAAPIEYIGEQPFYINVEMPLESRQGEQIGIRVTVFNYKCSAIEATVVLHASHEYQFVHVEEDGVVAAYNPRTSFGEQQFFVYLDAQSSSTVYVPIVPTKLGEIDVTIHAATLLGTDQVTRRLKVEPDGLPQYRHQSILLDLSNRAYVFQYMHLNITETPIIPYQVDRYFVYGSNSAKISVVGDVVGPIFPTMPINATSLLNLPMECAEQNAFSFAVNLYTVMYMRLINQRNKTIEKNAFHHLNQAYQRQLSFMREDGSFSLFRSDWNNSESSVWLTAYCVRTFQEAAFYEWENYIYIDPMVIEKGIRWILQHQGPEGGFFEVTWLPDRKMNHSNIANRNISLTAHVLITLATVKDLSGSLGARVVLAQQRALYWIERNMQLLAETSEAYDVALTAYALQLCKAPTAEHAFAILRKHAKTIGEYMYWGRDDLSSPPSKIENQKYFSLPRLPYEFDSMNIETTAYALLVYVQRREFMVDPIVKWLNAQRLTDGGWASTQDTGAALKALIEYTVYSRIRDVSALSISLEATSLKDRTKSLFIDDSNLAQLQIVDIPNAWGTVKVQAKGTGYAILQMHVQYNVDNEKFQTKPPVPAFSLQTNAVFQGRNHSHISYECCQSWIHINESERSGMAILDVTIPTGYFIQQQKLDSYVLGKSVRNLRRAKYMTKKIVFYFDYLDSSEICLNFTVERWFPVANMSRYLPIRVYDYYAPERFNETIFDALPTYLLNICEVCGSSQCPYCIIYSRSSSKSTFSLSLIMISISLVYFVTKSYKINLNYLLFRI; encoded by the exons ATGATTACACATTTTGTGATACTTCTTCTTCTGGTCTACGCACCCGCACAAGCAAAAATTATAGAACCCATAACCGAACTCTACCCGGATGATAGCTATCCCGAGTCGAGCATCCTCGAATACAGCATCGAAAGTGCTACGAAACTTACTAGTGATCATCAGGACCGAATTGGCAAGACTCTCTACAAGACCGATAGTCGAAATGACATAGAAAAATCCAACAAGATTGACGCGAAAAACTATAATGGACAAAAATCCCTCTATCATCACCAACCGATTGCAAAGTTCCGTGACAACATTTTCTCCAAACAAGCCACACACTTCATAGTCGCATCGAAACTGGTGCGTCCTGGAATCATCTACAAGGTGTCAGTTAGCATTCTGGAGGCCAAATATCCGATAACAGTTCATGCAAGTATATCACACAACGGTGTGGAAATATCTGGCGATACAAAGGAAGTGAAGAAAGGAATTCCCGAGACTCTTCTGATGAGAATTCCCACAAGTAGTGTGGCTGGCGATTATAAATTGCGAGTCAAGGGTTTCTATGCAAACATTCATCCCTCGGAGAATCTGGCATTTCTCAACGAAACCGATTTGACCTTTTCACAGAGATCCTTGTCGATATTTGTAGAAATGGACAAACCCTTCTATAGACAGGGTGATTCGGTTAGATTCCGAACTATACCAATTAACACAGAACTCAAGGGCTACGACAAGGCAATCGATGTGTTCATGTTGGATCCGAACAAGTATGTGATGCGTAGGTGGCTATCGAGGCTGTCCTATTTGGGAAGTGTGAGTTTGGAGTACAAGCTATCTGATCAACCTGTTTTTGGGGAATGGACAATACGCGTTGTGGCTCAGGGACAGATCGAAGAGTCATCGTTCTTCGTCGAGGAGTACTATCAAACACGGTTCGAGGTGAACGTCACAATGCCGGAAAGTTTTCTCATTTCACAACCATTTATAGCCGGAAAGGTGATGGCGAATTTTACAAGTGGTGCTCCAGTCAAGGGGAATCTGACTCTCCGGGCGATTTTAGCTCCTCTTGGTTCGATTGACTACCAGGCGCTGAATGAACAGTATCGTGTTGGGAGAACTGCCAAGAGCATCCTGAATGCATCACTCGAAGATGTTAAGGAGCACACATTCAACTTCGACGAACAGTGGCCGTTTTGGCTTACTAAACCTGATTCCGAAGGGAATCTACTGCCCTATCTGAGATACTTCAACGGAACATACGATTTCCAACTGTCCCTGTCTCAATTGGAACAGATGTCGACAAATTTAGCTGAAATGGAACTCTTAGTCATAGCAACGGTTGGCGAGAGATTCTACAACGAAGTTATCTCGGGTTACTCCTTGACCAGGCTCTATAGTCCAGCTCTGAAGGCAGCCTTCTTGGGAGGTGAAGTTCAAGTGTTCAAACCTTATATAGCCTTCACTGCGCATGTAGTCGTGGAAAATCAGGATGGGTCACCTTTGGGAAGGGAATTCCTGGAGAACACTGAAATGATTGTAACCGGAACTATTCAGAGTAAAAGTGGAGCACAAGAATATCCTCTACAGAAATTGCAAATGTCCAAGACAGTTGGTATTTGGACTTTGAAGATCGATTTACTCACTGACATGGAATTGGAGAAGGAATTTCTTTCGGGGGTTCTCACGATGAAGCTAGAAGCAAGTTATCGTGATGTTAAGGCGGAACTTCTTCTGATAACACATCATTCGCCAAGGAATCAATTCATTGGGGTAACAACGAGTACCGAGGAACCAGAAGTTGGCGAGTACATTATATTTCACATACGAACGAATTTCTTCCTGAGGTCGTTTAACTATTTGATCGTTTCGAAGGGAGTTGTAGTTTTGAGTGATGAAGAGGCTATGGAAGAAGGAAGTCACACTATGGCGGTGACATTGAGTGCAGAGATGGCTCCAGTTGCAACTATTGTTGTTTGGaag GTTACTCAACAAGGTCAAATTGTAGTTGATTCTCTGAGTTTTCCAGTCAATGGTTTGTCGAggaataattttagttttcacgTCAACAATCGAAAATCCCGAACCGGTGAACGCGTCGAAGTTGCTGTATACGGAGAACCTGGATCCTTCGTTGGCCTCTCCGCCATAGACAACACTTTTAAGGGTGATCTTAGCAAAATGAGAATACTTGAGAAGATGACAACATTTGATGGGTTAGGAGGTAGTGGAGTCCATAGTCACACATTCCTCGGGCCACAGGACAAAATGGTTTCATATTCAGCAACCTCGTTTGGTATAGATGCCAATAGGACCTTCGAATTGAATGACTTGATTATTTTCACCGATGCTGAAGTGCCTCGAAAATGGGAACCTTCATGGTCTGGCTATGAAAACGACATGAAATACCAAATCCTCAATAAATCGGAATTAATGGAATATCGCAAGTATCGCTTCAATCGAGTCCAAAGACATTACGATAACGTTTGGTTGTGGCGTGATGTCAACATTGGGCCACACGGTCGATTCATTTTCAACGTGGACGTACCTGATGGGCCAGCGTACTGGATGGTCTCGGCTTTTAGTGTCAGTCCATCGGGAGGATTTGGAATTGTGGCTGCTCCAATTGAGTATATAGGCGAACAACCATTCTACATCAATGTGGAGATGCCGTTGGAATCGAGACAGGGTGAGCAGATTGGCATTCGGGTGACTGTGTTCAATTACAAATGCAGTGCCATTGAGGCCACCGTGGTTCTCCATGCCTCTCATGAATATCAGTTCGTTCATGTGGAAGAGGATGGAGTGGTAGCGGCTTACAATCCACGTACTTCATTCGGTGAACAGCAATTCTTCGTCTACCTCGATGCACAATCCTCAAGCACTGTTTATGTTCCAATTGTTCCAACAAAACTAGGAGAAATCGACGTGACAATTCATGCTGCAACTCTGCTCGGTACTGATCAAGTCACGCGGCGTCTTAAAGTCGAACCAGATGGGCTGCCTCAATACCGACACCAATCGATTCTTCTCGATCTTAGTAACCGAGCATACGTCTTCCAGTACATGCACTTGAACATCACCGAAACCCCCATAATTCCCTATCAAGTGGACCGATATTTTGTGTATGGATCGAACTCGGCTAAGATCTCGGTAGTTGGAGATGTGGTTGGACCGATATTCCCTACAATGCCCATAAATGCCACATCACTTCTGAATCTGCCGATGGAATGTGCTGAACAGAATGCTTTTAGCTTCGCTGTGAATCTCTACACGGTTATGTACATGAGGTTGATAAATCAACGGAACAAGACAATCGAGAAGAACGCCTTCCACCATCTGAATCAAGCGTATCAGAGACAACTGAGCTTCATGCGCGAAGATGGTTCATTTTCGCTCTTTCGATCCGATTGGAATAATTCCGAGTCTTCGGTTTGGCTGACTGCCTATTGCGTAAGAACTTTTCAGGAGGCAGCATTTTATGAATGGGAAAACTATATCTACATTGATCCGATGGTGATTGAGAAGGGAATTCGATGGATTCTGCAACATCAAGGGCCTGAAGGTGGATTTTTCGAAGTGACTTGGCTGCCCGATCGCAAAATGAATCATTCGAATATTGCCAATCGAAATATTTCCCTCACTGCTCACGTTCTGATTACCCTGGCTACTGTCAAGGATCTTTCAGGCAGCCTGGGTGCGCGAGTGGTCCTCGCTCAGCAAAGAGCTCTCTACTGGATCGAGAGGAACATGCAGCTGCTGGCAGAAACCTCGGAGGCCTATGATGTGGCACTGACCGCTTATGCCTTACAACTCTGCAAAGCACCTACAGCGGAACATGCTTTTGCAATATTGCGGAAACACGCCAAGACTATTGGAGAATACATGTACTGGGGCAGGGATGATCTGTCATCGCCGCCAAGTAAAATAGAGAACCAGAAGTATTTCTCCCTGCCTCGACTGCCATACGAATTTGATTCGATGAACATCGAAACGACGGCTTATGCTTTACTGGTTTATGTCCAGCGGAGAGAATTCATGGTGGACCCTATTGTGAAATGGTTAAATGCACAAAGACTGACAGATGGTGGATGGGCTTCTACCCAG GACACTGGAGCTGCTTTAAAAGCCCTAATCGAGTACACTGTATATTCTCGTATTCGAGATGTTTCTGCTCTATCCATATCACTGGAGGCAACTTCTCTGAAAGACCGAACTAAGTCGTTGTTTATTGATGATAGCAATTTGGCACAACTGCAGATTGTTGAT attcCAAATGCATGGGGAACAGTTAAAGTTCAAGCTAAAGGGACCGGATACGCTATTTTACAAATGCATGTTCAATATAATGTCGataatgaaaaatttcaaacaaaaccacCAGTGCCTGCATTTAGTTTGCaaacaaatgccgttttccaagGAAGGAATCATTCACATATTTCATATGAGTGTTGTCAAAG CTGGATACATATTAACGAATCTGAGCGATCTGGTATGGCCATTCTTGATGTTACAATTCCCACAGGATATTTTATTCAACAGCAAAAGCTCGACTCCTACGTTTTGGGCAAAAGTGTTCGAAATTTACGGCGTGCAAAGTATATGacaaaaaagattgttttctattttgattAT CTTGATAGCTCGGAAATATGCCTTAATTTCACCGTTGAACGGTGGTTTCCAGTTGCCAATATGTCAAGATATCTTCCAATTCGGGTTTACGATTATTATGCACCAG agcgtTTCAATGAAACTATTTTTGACGCCTTGCCTACATATCTACTCAACATTTGCGAGGTTTGTGGAAGTTCTCAGTGTCCTTATTGCATTATATACAGCAGGTCGTCTTCAAAATCGACATTCTCTCTATCATTGATAATGATAAGTATCTCATTAGTATACTTTGTAActaaaagttacaaaattaatttaaattatttactttttagaatttag